Proteins from a genomic interval of Leifsonia shinshuensis:
- a CDS encoding ABC transporter substrate-binding protein has product MTIRTSPRRRAAALAATLASAALLLAGCATSGGATPTSSSSASGVYRIPITDPGGDIDPLTAADYNAMLLTGLASEGLISLDAKGDLVPRLATSWKPSADGLTWTVALRKGADFNDGKPVTAKDVVATFDAITAKDSKSPGKSSFDGILSSVAAGNDDQSVVFTLARPFSDFPRLLTGANTAILPAGYTPGDWLKHPIGAGQFVLDKFTPGQGATFSKNLKYWDAKDITISGVELKVYADTQAELLAFQAGEIDRIDQSSEVAAAVKASDYNEVSSGYNKFDGIFLNVTAAPFDDPKVRQAVAWAIDRPGLVKNVYGGNAVVANDTTYFPDYPIQPQGLDQRQKDTAKVAELLGGKTVSFDITTDNKLYGEVLQQQLNAVTGFKVGLKVLTSEQYYADGANSPWLNAPLTITNWAVRAPSQYISLIFTAGAAWNASHYSNPQLEATSAAYDKATDKTERQKLVNEIAATQWKDLAVIVPTFAKAKVLQNKRVHGQFPGALDFYTGYSFKGITITG; this is encoded by the coding sequence ATGACCATCCGAACGTCCCCGCGACGACGTGCGGCCGCACTCGCCGCCACTCTCGCCTCTGCAGCCCTGCTCCTCGCCGGCTGCGCCACCTCCGGAGGCGCGACACCGACATCCTCGAGCAGCGCGAGCGGCGTCTACCGCATCCCGATCACCGATCCGGGCGGCGACATCGATCCGCTCACCGCAGCCGACTACAACGCCATGCTCCTGACCGGCCTCGCCTCCGAAGGCCTGATCAGCCTCGACGCGAAGGGCGACCTCGTGCCACGGCTGGCCACCTCATGGAAGCCGTCGGCGGACGGTCTCACCTGGACGGTCGCGCTGAGGAAGGGCGCCGACTTCAACGACGGGAAGCCCGTCACCGCGAAAGACGTCGTCGCCACCTTCGACGCCATCACCGCCAAGGACAGCAAGTCGCCGGGCAAGAGCTCGTTCGACGGCATCCTCTCGTCCGTGGCGGCGGGGAACGACGACCAGAGCGTCGTCTTCACGCTGGCACGCCCGTTCTCCGACTTCCCCCGTCTGCTGACGGGCGCGAACACCGCCATCCTGCCCGCCGGCTACACGCCGGGCGACTGGCTCAAGCACCCGATCGGCGCCGGCCAGTTCGTCCTGGACAAGTTCACTCCCGGCCAGGGGGCGACGTTCTCGAAGAACCTCAAGTACTGGGACGCCAAGGACATCACGATCTCCGGCGTCGAGCTCAAGGTCTATGCCGACACCCAGGCCGAGTTGCTCGCGTTCCAGGCCGGCGAGATCGACCGCATCGACCAGTCGAGCGAGGTCGCCGCAGCGGTGAAGGCCTCCGACTACAACGAGGTCAGCTCCGGCTACAACAAGTTCGACGGCATCTTCCTCAACGTCACTGCGGCGCCGTTCGACGACCCGAAGGTTCGCCAGGCCGTCGCCTGGGCGATCGACCGGCCCGGCCTGGTGAAGAACGTCTACGGCGGCAACGCCGTCGTGGCGAACGATACGACCTACTTCCCGGACTACCCGATCCAGCCCCAGGGACTGGACCAGCGTCAGAAGGACACTGCCAAGGTGGCCGAACTCCTCGGCGGCAAGACGGTCTCGTTCGACATCACCACCGACAACAAGCTCTACGGCGAGGTGCTGCAGCAGCAGCTCAACGCGGTGACGGGCTTCAAAGTCGGCCTCAAGGTGCTCACGAGCGAGCAGTACTACGCCGACGGCGCGAACTCGCCGTGGCTGAACGCGCCGCTGACCATCACCAACTGGGCGGTGCGCGCCCCGTCGCAGTACATCTCGCTCATCTTCACCGCGGGGGCGGCGTGGAACGCGTCTCACTACTCCAACCCGCAGCTGGAGGCCACCTCGGCCGCCTACGACAAGGCGACCGACAAGACCGAGCGCCAGAAGCTCGTCAACGAGATCGCCGCCACCCAGTGGAAGGACCTCGCCGTGATCGTGCCCACGTTCGCCAAGGCCAAGGTCCTGCAGAACAAGCGGGTGCACGGCCAGTTCCCCGGAGCGCTGGACTTCTACACCGGCTACTCCTTCAAGGGCATCACGATCACCGGCTGA
- a CDS encoding ATP-binding cassette domain-containing protein, whose translation MSDPIVDVTNLNIDYRIGGATRRVVSGVDLTIHAGESYGLVGESGSGKSTIALALTRYLPANATITADRLIVDDHNVPALDVAELRRYRAGSVGVVYQEPGLALNPTSSIGAQLAEVYRIAGSSRSAAWAAAADAAASVDLPEPDAILRRYPHELSGGQQQRAVIAMALATDPRLLILDEPTTGLDSKVEAGILDLIERLRRERRFATLLISHNLPLVATHCDSVAVLRQGTVVERAEARRLLTRPTHPYSRELVAALPSLDGRPGRERQESRTLLDLRSVTKDFGRKRALDGVSLTVAAGETLGVVGESGSGKSTLGRIAAGLTSHGGTRELHGPAGRIHVQMVFQNPDASLNPRRTVRQVLTRSIRLLGGDWESRTLADAVGLPSDVLDKLPRELSGGQKQRVAIARAFAGPVPLVVCDEVTSALDVSVQAHILDLLAELKDRTGVAYLFISHDLAVVRSLADRIIVLKDGRIVEEGRPDDLFTSPREEYTRELVGAATALRAALR comes from the coding sequence ATGAGCGACCCCATCGTCGACGTGACGAACCTGAACATCGACTACCGGATCGGTGGTGCGACGCGCCGGGTGGTCTCCGGCGTCGACCTGACCATCCACGCGGGCGAGTCGTACGGGCTCGTGGGCGAATCGGGCTCGGGGAAGAGCACCATCGCCCTGGCCCTCACCCGTTATCTGCCCGCCAACGCGACCATCACCGCCGATCGGCTCATCGTCGACGACCACAACGTGCCGGCACTCGACGTCGCCGAGCTTCGCCGGTACCGCGCGGGATCCGTCGGAGTCGTCTACCAGGAGCCAGGGCTCGCACTGAACCCCACCTCCAGCATCGGAGCCCAGCTCGCCGAGGTGTACCGCATCGCGGGCTCGTCCCGCTCGGCCGCCTGGGCTGCCGCCGCCGACGCGGCGGCGAGCGTCGACCTTCCCGAACCGGACGCCATCCTGCGCCGCTATCCGCACGAGCTGTCCGGGGGCCAACAGCAGCGCGCGGTCATCGCCATGGCGCTCGCCACCGATCCGCGACTGCTGATCCTCGATGAGCCGACCACCGGTCTCGACAGCAAGGTGGAGGCCGGGATCCTCGACCTCATCGAGCGGCTACGGAGGGAGCGCAGGTTCGCAACGCTGCTCATCAGCCACAATCTGCCGCTGGTGGCGACGCACTGCGATAGCGTGGCCGTCCTCCGTCAGGGAACCGTGGTCGAGCGCGCCGAAGCGCGCCGGCTGCTGACCCGGCCGACCCACCCGTACTCCCGCGAGCTCGTGGCAGCCCTCCCCTCGCTCGACGGCCGGCCAGGGCGCGAACGGCAGGAGTCACGGACGCTGCTGGACCTCCGGTCGGTCACCAAGGACTTCGGCCGCAAGCGCGCACTCGACGGAGTCTCCCTGACCGTCGCCGCAGGAGAGACGCTCGGCGTCGTCGGCGAATCGGGCAGCGGCAAGTCGACGCTCGGCCGCATCGCCGCCGGGCTCACCTCGCACGGCGGCACGCGCGAACTGCACGGCCCCGCGGGACGCATCCACGTTCAGATGGTCTTCCAGAACCCCGACGCCTCCCTCAACCCCCGCCGCACCGTCCGTCAGGTCCTGACCCGATCCATCCGACTGCTCGGCGGCGACTGGGAGTCCCGGACGCTCGCCGACGCGGTCGGCCTGCCCAGCGACGTACTCGACAAGCTGCCCCGAGAGCTGTCAGGTGGTCAGAAGCAGCGCGTGGCCATCGCCCGCGCGTTCGCGGGTCCCGTGCCTCTCGTGGTGTGCGACGAAGTCACATCGGCACTGGACGTCTCGGTCCAGGCGCACATCCTCGACCTGCTGGCCGAGCTCAAAGACCGCACGGGTGTGGCGTACCTCTTCATCAGCCACGACCTCGCGGTCGTCCGCTCACTAGCAGACCGCATCATCGTGCTCAAGGACGGACGCATCGTGGAGGAGGGGCGACCCGACGACCTCTTCACCTCCCCACGCGAGGAGTACACCCGAGAGCTCGTGGGCGCCGCGACCGCACTGCGCGCCGCGCTCCGCTGA
- a CDS encoding winged helix-turn-helix transcriptional regulator has protein sequence MLDQAGSVFLADCPTRLAIEILSDKWAVLVLHALRDRPRRHTELIELIGGVSRKVLTQTVRRLQSYGLVERVPLNGRHVDYTLTELGRTLDEPIEALTRWAREYGPAITDFQEAAPRGPE, from the coding sequence ATGCTCGATCAGGCCGGCTCCGTGTTCCTCGCCGATTGCCCCACGCGGCTGGCCATCGAGATACTGTCCGATAAATGGGCCGTACTCGTACTCCACGCGCTGCGCGACCGACCGCGCAGACACACCGAACTCATCGAGCTGATCGGCGGGGTCTCACGCAAGGTCCTCACCCAGACAGTGCGACGACTCCAGAGCTATGGACTCGTCGAGCGCGTGCCCCTGAACGGTCGGCACGTGGACTACACCCTCACCGAACTCGGTCGCACCCTGGACGAACCGATCGAAGCACTCACCCGATGGGCACGCGAATACGGCCCGGCGATCACCGACTTCCAAGAAGCGGCTCCCCGAGGACCCGAGTGA
- a CDS encoding GNAT family N-acetyltransferase — protein MTEARSVWRIEKVDWADERAVGLRAAMDAEIGPRYAETFAAFDDETAAALTEDFAVDPSTIVEVVLVLDDAGEAVGHAALRALGDELEVKRVYVDPRARGRGASRTLMAELERLAAVRGASRLILQTGDRQPEAIALYERIGYRAIPIFPPYVRFSASRCFAKTLVTVAG, from the coding sequence ATGACGGAGGCGCGCAGCGTGTGGAGGATCGAGAAGGTCGACTGGGCCGACGAGCGGGCGGTCGGATTGCGCGCTGCGATGGATGCCGAGATCGGCCCCCGTTACGCCGAGACCTTTGCCGCGTTCGATGACGAGACCGCAGCGGCTCTCACAGAGGACTTCGCCGTGGACCCGTCGACGATCGTCGAGGTCGTCCTTGTGCTCGACGACGCGGGCGAGGCGGTCGGGCACGCGGCCCTCCGCGCCCTCGGCGACGAGCTCGAGGTCAAGCGCGTCTACGTCGATCCTCGCGCGCGCGGGCGCGGAGCGAGTCGGACGCTCATGGCCGAGCTGGAGCGGCTCGCAGCCGTGCGCGGCGCAAGCCGGCTCATCCTGCAGACCGGCGACCGCCAACCCGAGGCGATCGCGCTCTACGAGCGCATCGGCTACCGGGCGATTCCGATCTTCCCGCCGTACGTGCGTTTCAGCGCATCGCGCTGCTTCGCTAAGACGCTCGTCACGGTCGCCGGATGA
- a CDS encoding DUF427 domain-containing protein, whose product MPTDQTWLPPVTANLVQRFPAYPETWSFHPSERWVRGFAGDVAVVDSRRQLLVWEPRHKVPEYGFPLADVRTDLLEETDAPEGDLGYYRPRQAPAQWYDLRVGDRLIRHAAWSWDVPELGGFLGVSWFPGVLDRWLEEEQPVFTHPRDQFSRVDALPSSRRVTVSRDGVVLADSDETVIVYETGLLPRYYFPPEHVNFSALKTSSTETSCPYKGHTTQYWSLADGTLDDVAWSYGNPKDDVAAIAGRVAFYTERLDLTVDGGPH is encoded by the coding sequence ATGCCCACCGATCAGACCTGGCTCCCACCCGTGACCGCGAACCTCGTGCAGCGCTTCCCGGCCTACCCAGAGACCTGGAGCTTCCATCCCAGCGAGCGCTGGGTCCGCGGCTTCGCCGGGGATGTCGCCGTCGTCGACAGCCGGCGCCAGCTCCTCGTCTGGGAGCCTCGCCACAAGGTCCCCGAGTACGGATTCCCGCTCGCCGACGTCCGAACCGATCTGCTCGAGGAGACGGACGCGCCCGAGGGCGACCTCGGCTACTACCGTCCGCGACAGGCTCCCGCCCAGTGGTACGACCTGCGCGTCGGCGATCGGCTCATCCGGCACGCGGCCTGGAGCTGGGACGTTCCAGAGCTCGGCGGTTTCCTCGGGGTCAGCTGGTTCCCCGGAGTGCTCGACCGCTGGCTGGAGGAGGAGCAGCCGGTGTTCACGCACCCGCGCGACCAGTTCAGCAGGGTGGATGCGCTCCCCAGCAGCCGACGGGTCACCGTCTCGCGCGATGGAGTCGTCCTCGCCGACAGCGACGAGACCGTCATCGTGTACGAGACCGGGCTCCTCCCCCGCTACTACTTCCCGCCGGAGCATGTGAATTTCTCGGCGCTGAAGACGAGCAGCACAGAGACCTCCTGCCCGTACAAGGGGCACACCACGCAGTACTGGAGCCTCGCCGACGGAACTCTCGACGACGTCGCCTGGTCGTACGGCAACCCCAAGGACGATGTCGCCGCGATCGCCGGACGCGTCGCCTTCTACACAGAACGCCTCGACCTGACGGTCGACGGCGGACCTCACTGA
- a CDS encoding FAD-dependent oxidoreductase, giving the protein MSARTVDVAVVGAGAMGAATAWHLARGGRDVAVFEQFEPGHARGASHGASRNFNVAYTEPEYLAWLRDARVLWGELEAESQVALLEPTGIVTHGRGRDLEAARVAISEGGFEAELLDASAAEARWPGLRFDGPVLHNPGAGRLHADASVRAFLSGAAASGAELVWRTAVADIEIHGDDDVRFTVTDSDGSHRVHARRLVCTAGAWTVKALAGVKGVTLPALRVTQEQPAHFRPRDASASWPGFNHHPAGDDPATAWFPAPVYGMLTPGEGVKAGWHAAGPQVDPDRRSYVPDPARTAALVRYAQEWLPGVDATAFTEITCTYTSTVDARFVLDRTGPVVVGAGFSGHGFKFTPVIGRTLAALASR; this is encoded by the coding sequence ATGAGCGCGCGGACCGTCGACGTCGCTGTGGTCGGCGCCGGCGCGATGGGGGCGGCCACGGCGTGGCACCTCGCGCGGGGTGGTCGCGATGTCGCGGTGTTCGAGCAGTTCGAGCCGGGCCACGCTCGGGGCGCCTCGCATGGCGCCTCCCGCAACTTCAACGTCGCATACACCGAGCCCGAGTATCTCGCCTGGCTCCGTGACGCCCGAGTGCTCTGGGGCGAGCTGGAGGCGGAGTCGCAGGTCGCGCTCTTGGAGCCGACCGGCATCGTCACGCACGGGCGGGGCCGGGATCTCGAGGCCGCGCGGGTCGCGATTTCCGAGGGCGGTTTCGAGGCGGAACTGCTCGACGCCTCCGCCGCCGAGGCACGCTGGCCGGGCCTCCGTTTCGATGGTCCGGTGCTCCACAACCCCGGTGCCGGCCGCCTGCACGCCGACGCCTCCGTCCGAGCGTTCCTGAGCGGAGCCGCGGCATCCGGAGCGGAACTGGTCTGGCGTACGGCGGTCGCGGATATCGAGATACACGGTGACGACGACGTGCGCTTCACCGTGACGGATTCGGACGGGAGTCATCGGGTCCACGCGCGACGACTCGTCTGCACGGCCGGCGCGTGGACCGTGAAGGCGCTCGCCGGGGTGAAGGGGGTGACTCTCCCCGCGCTGCGGGTGACGCAGGAGCAGCCCGCGCACTTCCGCCCCCGCGATGCTTCGGCATCCTGGCCCGGGTTCAACCACCATCCCGCTGGCGACGACCCCGCGACGGCCTGGTTCCCCGCCCCGGTGTACGGCATGCTGACCCCGGGAGAGGGAGTCAAGGCCGGCTGGCACGCGGCCGGACCCCAAGTCGATCCCGACCGCCGCAGCTACGTTCCCGACCCCGCGCGGACCGCGGCGCTCGTCCGGTACGCACAGGAGTGGCTTCCCGGCGTGGATGCCACGGCGTTCACCGAGATCACGTGCACCTACACCTCGACCGTCGACGCCCGCTTCGTGCTCGACCGCACGGGGCCGGTGGTCGTGGGCGCCGGCTTCTCCGGACACGGCTTCAAGTTCACGCCCGTGATCGGGCGGACGCTCGCGGCACTCGCCTCGAGGTGA
- a CDS encoding LLM class flavin-dependent oxidoreductase, whose protein sequence is MTDRIVDAPLQLGLFAHFAEEAAEAESYREFLHLFEHAEEAGFGYAWVRQFHFRNPGSTRSGGLPSPFVLLAALAATTSRLRLGTAAITLPLENPIRVAEDAAVLDAISGGRLELGVANGAGAPAAAEALGRRLPEDREERRRAFLDALDVLLDALRGKPVTADGHTLAPTAPSLPDRIWEATLTAESARAAGERGYGVLVGTTQTVPAEVTAAAYLEGLRVSGAAPRLGLSTLVLPGRTREEALAAAREGIERKWAWGKDFLPPASTLAEKAASVGLHYGTTDDIVESIASQPAFRFTTHLQVQLELVYDGFARRHDALEQFTAEIAPALGWTSPLLAGVGR, encoded by the coding sequence GTGACTGATCGGATCGTCGACGCGCCCCTGCAACTCGGACTCTTCGCGCACTTCGCGGAAGAGGCCGCCGAGGCCGAGTCGTACCGCGAATTCCTGCACCTGTTCGAACACGCCGAGGAGGCCGGGTTCGGCTACGCCTGGGTCCGGCAGTTCCACTTCCGGAACCCGGGGAGTACTCGATCCGGAGGTCTTCCGTCGCCGTTCGTCCTGCTGGCCGCTCTCGCCGCGACGACATCCCGGCTGCGGCTCGGCACCGCGGCGATCACCCTGCCACTGGAGAACCCGATCCGGGTGGCAGAGGACGCCGCCGTCCTCGACGCGATCAGCGGTGGCCGTCTCGAGCTCGGCGTCGCGAACGGCGCGGGAGCGCCCGCTGCCGCGGAGGCGTTGGGCCGGCGGCTCCCGGAGGACCGGGAGGAGCGCAGACGGGCGTTCCTCGACGCGCTCGACGTGCTGCTGGACGCCCTCCGCGGCAAGCCGGTCACTGCGGACGGTCACACTCTCGCCCCGACAGCGCCGTCTCTTCCCGACCGCATTTGGGAGGCGACGCTAACCGCGGAGAGCGCCAGGGCCGCGGGAGAGCGCGGCTATGGAGTCCTGGTCGGCACCACGCAGACCGTCCCCGCCGAGGTCACGGCCGCCGCCTATCTGGAGGGGCTGCGCGTCTCGGGAGCGGCACCCCGGCTGGGGCTGTCCACCTTGGTTCTTCCTGGGCGCACCCGGGAGGAAGCTCTCGCCGCGGCTCGAGAGGGCATCGAGCGCAAGTGGGCGTGGGGCAAGGACTTCCTGCCACCGGCGAGCACGCTCGCCGAGAAGGCGGCGTCGGTCGGCCTGCACTACGGCACGACCGACGACATCGTGGAGTCGATCGCGTCGCAGCCCGCGTTCCGCTTCACCACGCACCTCCAGGTGCAGCTCGAGCTCGTGTACGACGGCTTCGCGCGGCGCCATGACGCTCTGGAGCAGTTCACGGCGGAGATCGCGCCGGCCCTCGGCTGGACGTCGCCCCTGCTCGCGGGGGTCGGACGATGA
- a CDS encoding zinc-dependent alcohol dehydrogenase family protein produces the protein MSRVVVFDRFGGPEVLQVVEEEAPEPSPGDVRVRIEATAVNPIDAMMRAGTSPAPVPLPGARLGVEATGIVEAVGDGVGGVSVSDAVIVTAIPDAHLRGSYADRITIAATSVIPRPAGLTVPEAAAVWVAFSTAFGALVEVAGMRPGDRVVISGASGSVGRAAIQLANRIGAVPIAVTRRSARRAELRAAGAAEVVATDHDDLVGAVREITRGAGADMALDLVRGPGQRDLIRALRPSGTLVAAGFLDNRPTPVVGDPTVRVANYRGFDFLSDADVVARMETSLNAGVRAGTFRPALDTVVPLERIAEAHERFESGENGGRKIVVAAG, from the coding sequence ATGTCGCGCGTCGTCGTCTTCGACCGGTTCGGAGGGCCGGAGGTTTTGCAGGTGGTGGAGGAGGAGGCGCCGGAACCGTCTCCGGGGGACGTCAGGGTGAGGATCGAGGCGACCGCGGTCAATCCGATCGATGCGATGATGCGCGCCGGAACGTCGCCGGCGCCGGTGCCCCTTCCGGGCGCCCGGTTGGGTGTGGAGGCGACGGGGATCGTGGAGGCGGTCGGAGACGGAGTCGGAGGTGTCTCGGTGAGCGACGCGGTGATTGTCACGGCCATCCCTGATGCGCACCTCCGGGGCAGTTATGCGGATCGCATCACGATTGCTGCGACCTCCGTCATCCCTCGTCCCGCCGGACTCACTGTTCCGGAGGCTGCGGCCGTCTGGGTGGCCTTCTCGACGGCGTTCGGTGCGCTGGTGGAAGTCGCGGGGATGCGGCCGGGGGACCGGGTGGTGATCTCTGGCGCATCGGGGAGCGTCGGGCGGGCGGCGATCCAGCTCGCGAACCGCATCGGCGCCGTGCCGATCGCGGTCACCCGCCGTTCGGCCCGGCGCGCGGAGCTGCGAGCGGCCGGGGCGGCCGAAGTCGTTGCCACGGACCACGACGATCTCGTCGGCGCCGTTCGGGAGATCACCCGCGGCGCGGGAGCTGACATGGCACTGGATCTGGTTCGGGGACCGGGACAGAGGGATCTCATCCGGGCGCTTCGTCCCTCCGGGACACTCGTCGCGGCGGGCTTCCTGGACAACCGACCGACGCCCGTGGTCGGGGATCCGACCGTGCGGGTCGCGAACTACCGGGGATTCGACTTCCTTTCGGATGCCGACGTCGTCGCCCGCATGGAGACCTCCCTGAACGCCGGTGTTCGGGCCGGCACGTTCCGCCCGGCCCTCGACACCGTGGTCCCGCTGGAGCGGATCGCGGAGGCGCACGAACGTTTCGAGAGCGGCGAGAACGGCGGGCGCAAGATCGTCGTCGCGGCCGGCTGA
- a CDS encoding ABC transporter permease, whose product MAIDDVGLAGTEALEATSTTRTSPGEPPEAAGPADPRPAARHRVALQLLRRPTFVLSALVVLFWIVAAVGWRWFGLHPFADTGQHLAPPSAAHWFGTDDIGRDVFARVLAGAEPALAIGPAGTILATVLGSTLGLIAGYHRGWVDTAFMRAFDVFLALPTLIFILVIVGAFGASVPTLILTVGLVFAPGIARIIRAAVLTEMGKQYVTTAKLQRESTVRILFRELLPNIFPTILIQATLSLAAAIFISSSLSFLGLASAPPSPDWGLAISDNRAYLQSAGWTVLFPAAAIASLVVAVHLIADNLKEVLDR is encoded by the coding sequence ATGGCGATCGACGACGTGGGCCTGGCGGGCACTGAAGCGCTCGAGGCGACCTCCACGACCCGGACATCGCCCGGCGAACCGCCGGAGGCCGCCGGGCCGGCGGATCCCCGTCCCGCGGCACGGCACCGAGTCGCGCTCCAGCTGCTGCGGCGCCCGACGTTCGTGCTCAGCGCGCTCGTCGTGCTGTTCTGGATCGTCGCCGCCGTCGGCTGGCGGTGGTTCGGCCTCCACCCGTTCGCCGACACCGGTCAGCACCTGGCGCCTCCCTCGGCCGCGCACTGGTTCGGCACCGACGACATCGGCCGTGACGTGTTCGCGCGCGTTCTGGCCGGAGCCGAGCCCGCGCTGGCCATCGGGCCGGCCGGAACCATCCTCGCGACCGTGCTCGGAAGCACGCTCGGACTCATCGCCGGCTACCACCGCGGCTGGGTCGACACGGCGTTCATGCGGGCCTTCGACGTCTTCCTGGCACTGCCGACACTCATCTTCATCCTCGTGATCGTCGGAGCCTTCGGCGCGAGCGTCCCGACTCTGATTCTCACGGTCGGCCTCGTCTTCGCCCCGGGTATCGCGCGAATCATTCGCGCGGCGGTGCTGACCGAGATGGGAAAGCAGTACGTCACGACCGCGAAACTGCAGCGGGAGTCCACCGTGCGCATCCTGTTCCGCGAGCTGCTGCCGAACATCTTCCCGACCATCCTCATCCAGGCCACGCTCAGCCTCGCCGCGGCGATCTTCATCTCGTCGTCGCTGTCGTTCCTGGGCCTCGCCTCCGCCCCGCCGTCGCCGGACTGGGGGCTCGCGATCAGTGACAACCGCGCGTATCTGCAGAGTGCGGGCTGGACCGTGCTGTTCCCGGCCGCCGCGATCGCGTCCCTGGTCGTGGCCGTGCACCTGATCGCCGACAACCTCAAGGAGGTGCTCGACCGATGA
- a CDS encoding SGNH/GDSL hydrolase family protein, with protein MGYLKPSLWVGGGAVVAAAGALAGRAWVRRQRASIVAGKERINQTLPVHSAWWRDHAKAEGEILYVAIGDSAAQGIGATAPRNSYVGVIADHIRSATGRSVRVVNLSVSGATVALAVADQLPRLADLRPDIVTVSIGANDIGDFDAERFREGIARVLAALPADAIVADLPCFYLPRNERKVAVANGILRAAAAERGLTVAPLHEAMRREGWRGMLHQFADDWFHPNDHGYRVWASAFLPAVIERANAKFPRRTAA; from the coding sequence ATGGGGTACCTGAAGCCGTCGCTCTGGGTGGGGGGCGGCGCTGTCGTCGCCGCCGCCGGCGCGCTCGCCGGGCGCGCGTGGGTGCGGCGGCAGCGCGCCTCGATCGTCGCGGGGAAGGAACGGATCAACCAGACCCTGCCCGTCCACTCCGCGTGGTGGCGCGACCACGCCAAGGCCGAGGGCGAGATCCTCTACGTCGCCATCGGGGACAGCGCCGCGCAGGGGATCGGCGCCACCGCGCCGCGCAACAGCTACGTCGGCGTGATCGCCGACCACATCCGCTCGGCGACCGGGCGGAGCGTGCGGGTCGTCAACCTGTCCGTGTCCGGGGCGACCGTCGCGCTGGCCGTCGCCGACCAGCTGCCGCGGCTCGCCGACCTGCGGCCCGACATCGTCACCGTGTCCATCGGCGCCAACGACATCGGGGACTTCGACGCCGAGCGGTTCCGGGAGGGCATCGCGCGCGTGCTCGCTGCGCTGCCGGCCGACGCGATCGTGGCAGACCTGCCCTGCTTCTACCTGCCGCGCAACGAGCGCAAAGTGGCCGTCGCGAACGGGATCCTGCGAGCCGCGGCCGCCGAGCGCGGGCTCACGGTCGCGCCGCTCCACGAGGCGATGCGGCGGGAAGGCTGGCGCGGGATGCTGCACCAGTTCGCCGACGACTGGTTCCACCCCAACGACCACGGCTACCGGGTGTGGGCGTCCGCGTTCCTCCCCGCCGTCATCGAGCGGGCGAACGCGAAGTTCCCGCGGCGGACCGCCGCCTAG
- a CDS encoding ABC transporter permease, producing the protein MTTTSPRLRDADPSRGRGLRALAPRHLALTRLAGRRLVQIPLVLLVVSVLVFWLVQVVPGDPGRNALGPYATATQVAAWNNAHGLDGSIVERYLHWLGGFVTGDWGVSLIYAQPASELILGRLGNSLLLGLYAFVIVVPVAIALGAVQAYREGRRTDRLITVVLMSLSAVPEFVIGVVFLIVFSVWLGWVPVSSAADATSADPLLHLRAMTLPAITLALGYLAVLVRMVRTGTLETLTSQYHRTAVLKGLPPSQVVRSHVARNALIPTISLLGIYLGTLLGGSAIVESLFGYPGLGALLVTATQKKDIVLLEAGVMVTGVVSLLALLLTDLVFALVDPRIRFDAKD; encoded by the coding sequence GTGACGACCACCAGCCCCCGCCTCCGCGACGCCGATCCGTCGCGCGGGCGGGGGCTGCGTGCGCTCGCGCCGCGCCACCTCGCGCTCACCCGGCTCGCCGGCCGGCGGCTCGTGCAGATCCCGCTCGTGCTGCTCGTGGTCTCGGTGCTGGTGTTCTGGCTCGTCCAGGTCGTCCCCGGCGACCCGGGGAGGAACGCTCTCGGCCCGTACGCCACCGCCACGCAGGTGGCCGCGTGGAACAACGCGCACGGACTCGACGGCAGCATCGTCGAACGGTACCTGCACTGGCTCGGCGGATTCGTCACGGGCGACTGGGGCGTCAGCCTCATCTACGCGCAGCCCGCGTCCGAGCTCATCCTCGGCCGCCTCGGCAACTCGCTGCTGCTGGGCCTCTATGCCTTCGTGATCGTCGTGCCGGTGGCGATCGCCCTCGGCGCGGTACAGGCGTACCGGGAGGGCAGACGGACCGATCGACTCATCACCGTGGTGCTCATGTCGCTGTCCGCTGTGCCCGAGTTTGTGATCGGCGTCGTCTTCCTGATCGTCTTCTCGGTGTGGCTCGGCTGGGTGCCGGTCAGCTCGGCCGCGGATGCGACCTCCGCCGATCCACTGCTGCACCTGCGGGCCATGACCCTGCCGGCGATCACGCTGGCGCTCGGGTACCTGGCCGTTCTCGTGCGGATGGTCCGCACCGGAACGCTCGAGACGCTGACCTCGCAGTACCACCGTACGGCGGTGCTCAAAGGGCTGCCCCCCTCGCAGGTGGTGCGATCGCACGTCGCCCGCAACGCACTGATCCCCACGATCTCGCTCCTCGGCATCTACCTGGGCACCCTGCTCGGCGGCAGCGCCATCGTCGAATCCCTGTTCGGCTACCCCGGGCTCGGGGCACTGCTCGTCACCGCGACGCAGAAGAAGGACATCGTTCTCCTGGAGGCCGGGGTGATGGTTACCGGAGTCGTCTCCCTGCTGGCACTCCTGCTCACCGATCTGGTCTTCGCGCTCGTCGACCCGCGGATCCGCTTCGATGCGAAGGACTGA